AAAAAGATATGTCGCTATGGAGACGAATTCCAGGCTGCGCAATGCTGTTAAAATCGACCAATTgagtttggaaaaaaaaataagatttctctctctctcgctgtctttctctccccctccatccctcggtttggggagagagggaggggaaagttGGACAAGAGTTTGAGCTTGCTAAATCAGGCGTGATGTGGAACACTGGAGAGCAGCTATAGtttacagagagggagagagaaggggagtctGTGAGAAAGAGAGTACTTTGACAATTTGCATCTGGCGCAAAAAAAAACCCGCGGCAAATTTCTGTGAGTTACAATTGCGAGGATTCCAGGAcaaaggggagggagggtggattgTAACTTCAGTTCTCCTGCCGATTTTCAGTATTCTCCTCGGAGACAAGGCTGGATGAAGTTTTCTTGTTTGGTTCCTCGAGTAGATTTCTGACTTTCTTGTTGTGGGAAGAGCGGTGGTGAGTGTAAATTTGTCTGGGAGAGTGAAGGAAGTGGGTGGGAGATCACTAACACCCGCTGTTATGCAACTGAGAGGGGGCTTTGGAAAAAAGCAGACCGGCGGGCCGGCTTCAGGATGCAACCGATCCGGTCGCTTTGAGCCAGGGAGTTACGGATGGTGTTGAAGAATGCTCCAGGCCGCCAGGGTCAGTTGGTACTCTCTGGCGATCTTGGCTTGTCTGAGCTCGGTGAGCGGGGCCGAGTCGGTGTGTTGGCAAGCGGTGCTCCGTTGTCAGGAGGAGAAAGAGTGTAAGTGGGCGTACAGTCAGTACAGCGCGGCTTGCGAGCCCTTCCTCAAGGGCTTGAGGCGCCAGTGTCCCAGCCACTGTATCGGCGCCCTGGTCAAACTCAACCAGACCCAGAACGGCCCCGACCTGGAGAACTGCGACTGCGATCAGGATGTGCAGTGCAGACGGGCCAAACGGGCCATCGAGCCGTGCATGCCCAGGCGGTACCGGGGCCAGTCGCCGGACGCGGCCGACCTCGGGTGCACGGCGGCCCGTCAGCGCTGCGAGAAGGAGTCGGTGTGTCACGGTGCCATGAAGGAGTACCTGTCCAACTGCGGGCAGCTCTTCAACGGCAAGCGCTGCACCGCCGTCTGCAAGAGCACCATCCAGCACTTGCTGTCCATTCCCAGTGGGATCTTGCTGAACACATGCGTCTGCGACGGGGTGGAGAGACCCTTCTGCGAGGTGGTGAAGGAGAACATGGAGAAGTTCTGCTCCATCGAAGGCCCCTCGCTGTTTACGGCCACTCCGGACTCGGAAGAGAACTATGAATACGACGATTATGAAATGAACAAAACGGATTTAAGAGCAGAAACTACAGACGGAGAGAACTCGCCACTGAATGACTCCTCAGGACTGGAGACACACACGTGGTgtgctctcctcctccttctcctgaACTTGTGGTTTCCCTAATACTTTGTGCAAACAGTTATTTGCaggtttgtgtttttttttgtcagtttTTAATTATTTGTAAACTCCGCGTGTATCAGGCACCGTGCGCCTCTAGTGTTTACAAAACACTAGACTGAAGTTAGGCACATCATGGGCGGATCAAATTAACTTGGGTTAtacacgatttggagatgccggtgttggactggggtgtacaaagttaaaaatcacacacctccaggttatagtccaacaggtttaattggaagttccgaaagctagtgcttccaattaaacctgttggactataacctggtgttgtgtgatttttaactgggtTATACACGCTTTTCCCCCACCTCCGCAAATCGAGTTTTACAAAGATTTAACTTTTCTGAAAACATTTCACACATATAAAGCGGGGTATTTTAAAGTTCCTCATCGAAACTTCCTTGGGACCTGACTCgatttaaaattaataaaacagaagaaaaggcGTGTACAAATGTTTCTTTTCGATAGTTCAGTTGAACTTTAACACAATAAATGGCGAACACTTGAGCCGCTCGATATTTCGATTTGCAACTTTTCGAAAACTTTTGTATAAACGATGGAGATTTTTGGACACTATTTATGGATTTACAACTaatacatttaaaaaaataaattccgATTACAGTTTTGTATCTGCTTTGTCTAGTCCTGTTTTTGCCTGATCTTCTCGGCTTCAAAAAAACCTTCCATCTCCCCCTCCATTGACCTGTTGTTCGTCCGCACGTCTGACATTCTTGACTCCCTCGGTCGGGTCACcagtttcccccccccctcccctgccaGCGATTCCATTCCATCCCCCCAAAGCCATTGCATCACTCTGTTCCCAAACTGGGTGACCTCTTCAATCTTTTCAGACCCCATAAATCTTCCCCATCACCAGGATTGCTCGCCCAGGTCTGCATCGCCTCCCTCCCTACCTTGGCTCTTCTGAACCCCCTTCTGCTTGTCTGTTACCACCTCCAGCGTTTGACAGAATTCTCAGCCTCCACAAAGCTGGGAGAGACAGTGGTGGACGTCACCATTGTCCAGAGGCTCATTAGAGAGGGATGacctggtggtagtttaaccggAGGGTAACCATGCCTTCGGGGGAGAGAAAGACAAGGAGCGACCCTTGTGGTAACCTCAGGCGgcgatgggatttgaacccccgCTGTTGGTATTACTCTGCACTGCAGACCAGCTGGTGCTGTTGTCACTAGTCCAGCCATGTGGAATCCCAAGCCAATTCTCGACTGATACAGTTTTGCATCCTACCATGCGAGATGATGAGCTTTAAATTAATTTTTGAAAACGAGACATCTGGAATATAGGTGGAGAACCATTTTTATGGCCATGTCCTTTTTTTACCACCACGCCACCCTTACCTTCTCTgccctccatgtgactccaaacccaaagCAAAGTGGTTAACTCTTCACAGAATCTCAGAagtgaagaaagaggccattcagcccatcatgtctgcatcaGATAGCTCTTAAATGCCCGCTGGGCAATAAATACCGGCTTAACTAG
This DNA window, taken from Chiloscyllium punctatum isolate Juve2018m chromosome 33, sChiPun1.3, whole genome shotgun sequence, encodes the following:
- the LOC140458425 gene encoding growth arrest-specific protein 1-like, which translates into the protein MLQAARVSWYSLAILACLSSVSGAESVCWQAVLRCQEEKECKWAYSQYSAACEPFLKGLRRQCPSHCIGALVKLNQTQNGPDLENCDCDQDVQCRRAKRAIEPCMPRRYRGQSPDAADLGCTAARQRCEKESVCHGAMKEYLSNCGQLFNGKRCTAVCKSTIQHLLSIPSGILLNTCVCDGVERPFCEVVKENMEKFCSIEGPSLFTATPDSEENYEYDDYEMNKTDLRAETTDGENSPLNDSSGLETHTWCALLLLLLNLWFP